A DNA window from Halostella litorea contains the following coding sequences:
- the paaC gene encoding 1,2-phenylacetyl-CoA epoxidase subunit PaaC, which yields MAAEEELDDEQREAVEHLLFRLADDEFVAAERYTEWQVRAPTLESDLALSNIAQDELGHARLWYDLLGRFDYDEPSLLYERDADAFRHSTLTELPFEEGDWADAVVRTYLYDVAEDLRLDALAESSYAPIADRVGKIQGEEEFHMEHAENWLERLAADDDGRRRLQEAVDRLFPYALTLFEPTDPDVESRIVAEGYRTESLEEMGETWLSTVVPKLEGYGLDVPIAADGEITRDELPGEVGRDGSHTEHWPPLHDEFTSTYHELGRQEATKLMEDPA from the coding sequence ATGGCCGCCGAGGAGGAACTCGACGACGAGCAGCGCGAAGCGGTCGAACACCTGCTCTTCCGCCTCGCCGACGACGAGTTCGTCGCCGCGGAGCGCTACACCGAGTGGCAGGTGCGCGCGCCGACGCTGGAGTCCGACCTCGCGCTGTCGAACATCGCGCAGGACGAACTCGGCCACGCGCGGCTCTGGTACGACCTGCTGGGGCGGTTCGACTACGACGAGCCGAGCCTGCTGTACGAGCGCGACGCCGACGCGTTCCGCCACAGCACGCTGACGGAACTGCCCTTCGAGGAGGGCGACTGGGCCGACGCCGTCGTCCGGACGTACCTGTACGACGTCGCGGAGGACCTCCGGCTCGACGCGCTCGCGGAGTCGTCGTACGCCCCGATCGCCGACCGCGTCGGGAAGATCCAGGGCGAGGAGGAGTTCCACATGGAACACGCCGAGAACTGGCTCGAACGGCTCGCGGCGGACGACGACGGCCGCCGTCGGCTGCAGGAGGCGGTCGACCGGCTGTTCCCGTACGCGCTCACGCTGTTCGAGCCGACCGACCCCGACGTCGAGTCGCGGATCGTCGCGGAGGGCTACCGGACCGAATCCCTCGAGGAGATGGGCGAGACGTGGCTCTCGACCGTCGTCCCGAAGCTGGAGGGCTACGGGCTCGACGTACCGATAGCCGCCGACGGGGAGATCACCCGCGACGAACTGCCCGGAGAGGTGGGCCGGGACGGGTCCCACACCGAGCACTGGCCGCCCCTGCACGACGAGTTCACGAGCACCTACCACGAACTCGGCCGGCAGGAGGCCACGAAGCTGATGGAGGACCCCGCCTGA
- a CDS encoding ABC transporter substrate-binding protein translates to MSENSKQGESPSTRRRDVLRATAGVGATSLVGVTGCLTGGGDGDSISIGWLYPHTGPYSGLAAYQEEGAKLAIEQLNDDGGIDGNEIEAFHDDSQADPQTARQVARRFVEDEGVDALFGTISSSAGSAVQSYAEQRDIPFFPDIAADEITMDSCTRNTFRYETRASQTATAAAGWAVENFGTNVWVHNADYLWGNSVASAWKNQAQAANSDVNIVGETTSELGATDFSSYISQMADSDADWVVTGVNGGDAVQFLKQAQSSGLKDEMTIVSPVNSFQFIRKAAPEAAVGTYGAIRYFEGYDSPENDSFVSDYEDRWDQPPDNFAHVSWTHMNMYAQAVEEAGGTGLDDLVDALTSIEYTSPMGPTQFRECDHQAVRPYNVGEIVEPDEYDWPSINVMETVSADDTMLPCEETGCDF, encoded by the coding sequence ATGTCCGAGAACAGCAAGCAGGGGGAGAGTCCATCCACTAGAAGACGCGACGTTCTCCGCGCGACCGCGGGCGTCGGCGCGACGAGCCTCGTCGGCGTAACGGGCTGTCTCACAGGCGGCGGCGACGGCGATTCGATCTCCATCGGCTGGCTCTATCCGCACACCGGGCCATACAGCGGCCTCGCGGCCTACCAGGAGGAGGGCGCGAAGCTGGCGATCGAGCAGCTCAACGACGACGGCGGCATCGACGGCAACGAGATCGAGGCGTTCCACGACGACTCCCAGGCCGACCCCCAGACCGCCCGGCAGGTCGCGCGGCGGTTCGTCGAGGACGAGGGCGTCGACGCGCTGTTTGGCACCATCTCTAGCTCGGCCGGCTCCGCGGTCCAGTCCTACGCCGAGCAGCGCGACATCCCGTTTTTCCCGGACATCGCGGCCGACGAGATCACGATGGACTCGTGTACGCGGAACACGTTCCGCTACGAGACCCGCGCCTCCCAGACCGCGACCGCGGCGGCCGGCTGGGCCGTCGAGAACTTCGGAACCAACGTGTGGGTCCACAACGCGGACTACCTCTGGGGCAACAGCGTCGCGAGCGCCTGGAAGAACCAGGCGCAGGCGGCAAACAGCGACGTGAACATCGTCGGGGAGACGACGAGCGAACTCGGCGCGACCGACTTCTCGTCGTACATCAGCCAGATGGCCGACTCCGACGCCGACTGGGTCGTCACCGGCGTCAACGGCGGCGACGCCGTGCAGTTCCTCAAGCAGGCACAGAGCTCCGGGCTGAAAGACGAGATGACCATCGTCAGCCCGGTCAACTCCTTCCAGTTCATCCGGAAGGCCGCGCCGGAGGCCGCCGTCGGCACGTACGGGGCGATCCGCTACTTCGAGGGGTACGACTCCCCGGAGAACGACTCGTTCGTCTCGGACTACGAGGACCGCTGGGACCAGCCCCCGGACAACTTCGCGCACGTCTCCTGGACGCACATGAACATGTACGCCCAGGCGGTCGAGGAGGCCGGCGGTACCGGGCTGGACGATCTGGTCGACGCCCTGACCAGCATCGAGTACACGTCCCCGATGGGGCCGACGCAGTTCCGGGAGTGCGACCACCAGGCCGTCCGCCCGTACAACGTCGGCGAGATCGTCGAGCCCGACGAGTACGACTGGCCCTCCATCAACGTCATGGAGACGGTGTCCGCCGACGACACCATGCTCCCCTGCGAGGAGACGGGCTGTGACTTCTAG
- a CDS encoding MaoC/PaaZ C-terminal domain-containing protein — MPYSYEPHHFEDFEVGEEFRSVGRTVTETDFVNHSMFTGDWTELHTNKEYAEDGNFGERVAHGPMTFSLATGLVYRCGFLERTVLAFLGMNYMDIPNPVFVDDTVQLEMEVTEAREISSRDDSGLVIIDSTMTNQDDEVVFEGDMKFLIQKE; from the coding sequence GTGCCATACAGCTACGAACCCCATCACTTCGAGGACTTCGAGGTAGGCGAGGAGTTCCGGAGCGTCGGCCGGACGGTCACGGAGACCGACTTCGTCAACCACTCGATGTTCACCGGGGACTGGACGGAGCTCCACACGAACAAGGAGTACGCGGAGGACGGGAACTTCGGCGAGCGCGTCGCCCACGGGCCGATGACGTTCTCGCTCGCCACCGGGCTGGTGTACCGCTGTGGCTTCCTCGAACGGACGGTGCTCGCGTTCCTGGGGATGAACTACATGGACATCCCGAACCCGGTGTTCGTCGACGACACCGTCCAGCTGGAGATGGAGGTGACGGAGGCCCGCGAGATATCCAGCCGCGACGACTCGGGGCTGGTGATCATCGACTCGACGATGACCAACCAGGATGACGAGGTCGTCTTCGAGGGCGACATGAAGTTCCTCATCCAGAAGGAGTAA
- a CDS encoding FAD-binding oxidoreductase, which yields MSFEFLAETGIPEDRIATHEQSLSDHSSDWGTPEGEGSPPDVVVWPETTEEVSAVLAAANERGIPVTPYAAGTSLEGHAVPLEGGISLDMTKMDRVLDVRPEDFQLDVQPGALGSAVDEAAGDHGLFFPPLPSSGKISTIGGMIANDASGMQTVKYGEIHDWVLRLEAVLADGTVIETGSKAAKTSAGYNLMDLLVGSEGTLAVVTEATLELAGIPEQVRGGRIIFDSRTDASAAISDVVQWGVDVAKIELIDELSASMANRYLDADLPDAPMAFVEFHRNHDVETEIEFCRSIVAEYDPVDVDIGQSGREMAEMWEVREEMATALKQYDADLEMLTSGDVTVPISKYADLVEFISTLEAEHDLEIPSFGHAGDGNIHYTVMVRKGDDEHRALGERVDEEIVRHAIDLGGTSTGEHGVGMGKRKYLPDEYSEGTVDAMRRVKAALDPNGILNPGKVFPSE from the coding sequence ATGAGCTTCGAGTTCCTGGCCGAGACCGGGATCCCGGAGGACCGCATCGCCACGCACGAGCAGTCGCTGTCGGACCACAGCAGCGACTGGGGGACGCCCGAGGGCGAGGGGTCGCCCCCGGACGTCGTCGTCTGGCCCGAGACCACCGAGGAGGTGTCGGCGGTGCTCGCGGCGGCCAACGAGCGCGGCATTCCCGTGACGCCGTACGCCGCCGGGACCAGTCTGGAGGGCCACGCGGTGCCCCTCGAGGGCGGCATCAGCCTGGACATGACGAAGATGGACCGGGTGCTCGACGTGCGGCCGGAGGACTTCCAGCTTGACGTCCAGCCGGGCGCGCTCGGGTCGGCGGTCGACGAGGCCGCGGGCGACCACGGCCTCTTCTTCCCGCCGCTGCCCTCGTCGGGGAAGATTTCGACGATCGGCGGGATGATCGCCAACGACGCAAGCGGGATGCAGACCGTGAAGTACGGCGAGATCCACGACTGGGTGCTCCGGCTGGAGGCCGTCCTCGCCGACGGAACGGTGATAGAGACCGGCAGCAAGGCGGCCAAGACCTCCGCCGGGTACAACCTGATGGATCTGCTCGTCGGGAGCGAGGGGACGCTGGCGGTGGTCACGGAGGCGACGCTCGAACTGGCGGGCATCCCCGAGCAGGTCCGGGGCGGCCGGATAATCTTCGACAGCCGGACGGACGCGTCGGCGGCCATCTCCGACGTCGTGCAGTGGGGCGTCGACGTGGCGAAGATCGAACTGATCGACGAACTGAGCGCGTCGATGGCGAACCGCTACCTCGACGCCGACCTGCCCGACGCGCCGATGGCGTTCGTCGAGTTCCACCGGAACCACGACGTCGAGACGGAGATCGAGTTCTGCCGCTCCATCGTCGCCGAGTACGACCCCGTCGACGTTGACATCGGACAGTCCGGCCGCGAGATGGCCGAGATGTGGGAGGTCCGCGAGGAGATGGCGACGGCGCTGAAACAGTACGACGCGGACCTGGAGATGCTCACCTCGGGCGACGTCACCGTCCCGATAAGCAAGTACGCGGACCTCGTCGAGTTCATCTCGACGCTGGAGGCGGAACACGACCTGGAGATCCCCTCCTTCGGACACGCCGGGGACGGGAACATCCACTACACGGTGATGGTCCGGAAGGGCGACGACGAGCACCGGGCGCTCGGCGAGCGCGTCGACGAGGAGATCGTGCGCCACGCCATCGACCTGGGCGGCACGTCGACCGGGGAACACGGCGTCGGCATGGGGAAACGGAAGTACCTGCCCGACGAGTACTCCGAGGGCACCGTCGACGCGATGCGGCGGGTCAAGGCGGCCCTCGACCCCAACGGCATCCTCAATCCGGGCAAGGTGTTCCCGTCGGAGTAG
- a CDS encoding ABC transporter ATP-binding protein translates to MSDPLLSLDDVHAAYGESHILRGVSMDVAEGEVVSLVGRNGAGKTTTLRSIVGVLEPFEGTVTFDGEDVTALPEHARVSKGIQYVPEDRQAFPDLTVEENLRMGALRADGDGIYTIDEVYDVFPRLRERRGQSGSHLSGGEQQMLVIARALVGRTKLLLLDEPTEGLAPQIVEDVLDVIDRIREAGVTILLVEQNVHAAMATADRHYVIDKGGIVFEGDTDALEANREIQERHLGVGAGGG, encoded by the coding sequence GTGAGCGACCCCCTGCTCTCGCTCGACGACGTCCACGCCGCCTACGGCGAGAGCCACATCCTCAGGGGCGTCTCGATGGACGTCGCCGAGGGCGAAGTCGTCTCGCTGGTCGGCCGCAACGGCGCGGGGAAGACGACGACGCTCCGGAGCATCGTCGGCGTCCTCGAACCGTTCGAGGGGACGGTCACGTTCGACGGCGAGGACGTGACGGCCCTGCCCGAGCACGCGCGCGTGAGCAAGGGGATCCAGTACGTGCCCGAGGACCGCCAGGCGTTCCCCGACCTGACCGTCGAGGAGAACCTGCGGATGGGCGCCTTGCGGGCCGACGGCGACGGGATCTACACCATCGACGAGGTGTACGACGTGTTCCCGCGGCTCCGCGAGCGCCGGGGGCAGTCGGGCTCCCACCTGAGCGGCGGCGAACAGCAGATGCTCGTCATCGCCCGCGCGCTGGTCGGCCGGACGAAACTCCTCCTGCTGGACGAACCGACGGAGGGGCTGGCCCCACAGATCGTCGAGGACGTGCTCGACGTCATCGACCGGATCCGGGAGGCGGGCGTCACCATCCTGCTCGTCGAGCAGAACGTCCACGCCGCGATGGCGACTGCGGACCGCCACTACGTCATCGACAAGGGCGGGATCGTCTTCGAGGGCGACACGGACGCGCTCGAAGCCAACCGGGAGATCCAGGAGCGCCACCTGGGCGTCGGCGCGGGTGGGGGGTGA
- the paaD gene encoding 1,2-phenylacetyl-CoA epoxidase subunit PaaD, with protein MSSELPTDGDADATPCQYTEYREGGSVEDLPATGEGAEGVEADVWDALYGVEDPEMPVSIVDLGLIYGVDVTEGDDGVDVTVLMTLTYTGCPARDMLTEEVTDTVAAVDGVDDADLQLVWSPEWTLEMVTEQGRDDLREFGLSV; from the coding sequence ATGAGCAGCGAACTCCCGACGGACGGCGACGCGGACGCGACCCCCTGCCAGTACACGGAGTACCGCGAGGGCGGGAGCGTTGAGGACCTGCCGGCGACCGGCGAGGGCGCGGAGGGCGTCGAAGCCGACGTGTGGGACGCCCTCTACGGGGTCGAGGACCCGGAGATGCCGGTCAGCATCGTCGACCTGGGGCTCATCTACGGCGTCGACGTGACCGAGGGCGACGACGGCGTCGACGTGACGGTGCTGATGACGCTGACGTACACGGGCTGTCCGGCCCGGGACATGCTGACCGAGGAGGTCACGGACACCGTCGCGGCGGTCGACGGCGTCGACGACGCCGACCTGCAACTGGTGTGGAGCCCCGAGTGGACGCTGGAGATGGTCACCGAACAGGGCCGGGATGACCTGCGGGAGTTCGGGCTGAGCGTATGA
- a CDS encoding helix-turn-helix domain-containing protein, with amino-acid sequence MIEECLMVEFRVEGDDCPLAEATRETGTVVTAQPPQLRGDGYVLLQFSATADDRLAAWLDADDRIRYLHRSRTDDRDNFRCLSKEPCVVHELISEGLLVESIQYRPGEALLTGAVVGHDVLKGVMERAGETVGVHLERVYPLRTEDDEPVARRWDLTPAQLESIQVAVRMGYFSVPREADAGEVAAAIGISKSAFLERLRRAQASLFEDLFT; translated from the coding sequence ATGATCGAGGAGTGCCTGATGGTGGAGTTCCGGGTCGAGGGCGACGACTGCCCGCTCGCCGAGGCGACCCGGGAGACCGGCACGGTCGTCACCGCCCAGCCGCCCCAGTTGCGCGGCGACGGCTACGTCCTCCTGCAGTTCAGCGCGACGGCGGACGACCGGCTGGCGGCGTGGCTCGACGCCGACGACCGGATCCGCTATCTCCACCGCTCCCGGACGGACGACCGGGACAACTTCCGCTGTCTCTCGAAGGAGCCCTGCGTGGTCCACGAACTGATCAGCGAGGGGCTGCTCGTGGAGTCGATCCAGTACCGGCCCGGCGAGGCGCTGCTCACCGGGGCCGTCGTCGGCCACGACGTGCTCAAGGGGGTGATGGAGCGGGCCGGGGAGACGGTCGGCGTCCACCTCGAACGCGTCTACCCGCTCCGGACGGAGGACGACGAACCGGTCGCCCGGCGCTGGGACCTCACGCCGGCGCAACTGGAGAGCATCCAGGTCGCGGTGCGGATGGGCTACTTCTCGGTCCCGCGCGAGGCCGACGCCGGCGAGGTGGCCGCGGCCATCGGGATCAGCAAGTCCGCGTTCCTCGAACGGCTCCGCCGGGCGCAGGCGTCGCTGTTCGAGGATCTGTTCACGTAA
- a CDS encoding ABC transporter permease has translation MTSASLFVTQLLNGLTLGILYLLIAAGLSVIFGMTDIINFAHGAMYMLGAYLGLSVIDVTGSFWLALLVAPVLVGVLGGVIERLTLHRIYDRDPLYHIILTFGVMLMITEGVEYLWGSQPQQFSTPEILSGSAALELGSIAISYPVYKLFLVAAGATVAGLVWALFRYTEFGLIVRAGAQNPDTVRLLGIDVSNYFTLVFALGAGLAGAAGVLAAPFLSVSPTMGDSILIIAFITVVVGGLGSFRGSAIAAILIGLVESLGNVFVPQLTGFSVYLLMILVLLLRPQGLLGEYKVRDASTKVSFDEVIPPIRLTSLPVLATLGVLALVPFGIDVIYTQYYVGLLSLIFIWALLALSLDIVMGYMGLLSFGHAAFWGIGAYVTVYATVNYVDQFLFALVLAALACGVVAWGIGALSIRLTGVYFAMITLAFAELFHQVAVTWSEVTGGVNGLLMPIPSMFGIDLGDTTAFYYLTLVVMVLTYAAAVRVLDSPFGRVVKAIRESERRTASLGYDTNKFKRRAFAFSGIVGGLAGGLFAGYNWFVSPEALHWTVSGDAVVAMMLGGMGTLFGPMIGAGVFIGISEGASAYVDNWRFFLGLFLVLIVMFAPRGIASLPRVVAGSRLGGRLPSFGDREDPDVAGYEGAAAQEGEKE, from the coding sequence ATGACTAGCGCATCCCTGTTCGTCACGCAGCTGCTCAACGGGCTCACGCTGGGGATCCTGTATCTCCTGATCGCGGCGGGGCTGTCCGTCATCTTCGGCATGACGGACATCATCAACTTCGCCCACGGGGCGATGTACATGCTCGGCGCGTACCTGGGCCTCTCCGTGATCGACGTGACGGGGAGCTTCTGGCTCGCGTTGCTGGTCGCGCCGGTGCTCGTCGGCGTGCTGGGCGGCGTGATAGAGCGGCTGACCCTCCACCGGATCTACGACCGCGACCCCCTGTACCACATCATCCTGACGTTCGGGGTGATGCTGATGATCACCGAGGGGGTCGAGTACCTCTGGGGCAGCCAGCCACAGCAGTTCTCGACGCCCGAGATACTCTCCGGGTCGGCCGCGCTCGAACTCGGCTCGATCGCGATCAGCTACCCGGTGTACAAGCTGTTCCTGGTCGCCGCGGGGGCCACCGTCGCGGGGCTGGTCTGGGCGCTGTTCCGCTACACCGAGTTCGGACTCATCGTCCGCGCCGGGGCGCAGAACCCCGACACCGTGCGGCTGCTCGGGATCGACGTGTCGAACTACTTCACGCTCGTATTCGCGCTGGGTGCCGGGCTCGCCGGGGCGGCCGGCGTGCTCGCCGCGCCGTTCCTGAGCGTCTCCCCGACGATGGGGGACTCGATCCTGATCATCGCCTTCATCACCGTCGTCGTCGGCGGTCTGGGGAGCTTCCGCGGCTCCGCCATCGCCGCCATCCTCATCGGGCTGGTGGAGTCGCTGGGGAACGTGTTCGTCCCCCAGCTCACCGGCTTCTCCGTGTACCTGCTGATGATCCTCGTGTTGCTCCTGCGGCCGCAGGGGCTGCTCGGGGAGTACAAGGTGCGCGACGCCTCGACGAAGGTGTCGTTCGACGAGGTGATCCCGCCGATCCGGCTCACGTCGCTGCCCGTGCTCGCGACGCTCGGCGTGCTGGCCCTCGTGCCGTTCGGGATCGACGTCATCTACACCCAGTACTACGTCGGCCTGCTCTCGCTCATCTTCATCTGGGCGCTGCTGGCGCTGAGCCTCGACATCGTCATGGGCTACATGGGCCTGCTGTCGTTCGGCCACGCGGCGTTCTGGGGGATCGGCGCGTACGTCACCGTGTACGCCACGGTGAACTACGTCGACCAGTTCCTGTTCGCGCTGGTCCTGGCGGCGCTCGCCTGCGGCGTCGTCGCCTGGGGCATCGGCGCGCTGTCGATCCGGCTCACGGGCGTCTACTTCGCCATGATCACGCTGGCGTTCGCGGAACTGTTCCACCAGGTCGCCGTCACCTGGTCGGAGGTGACCGGCGGCGTCAACGGCCTGCTCATGCCGATCCCCTCGATGTTCGGGATCGACCTGGGCGACACGACGGCGTTTTACTACCTCACGCTGGTCGTGATGGTGCTGACGTACGCGGCGGCGGTCAGGGTGCTGGACTCGCCGTTCGGCCGCGTGGTCAAGGCGATCCGCGAGAGCGAGCGCCGGACCGCGTCGCTGGGCTACGACACGAACAAGTTCAAGCGCCGGGCCTTCGCGTTCTCCGGGATCGTCGGCGGCCTCGCCGGCGGGCTGTTCGCCGGCTACAACTGGTTCGTCAGCCCCGAGGCGCTCCACTGGACCGTCTCGGGCGACGCCGTCGTCGCCATGATGCTCGGCGGCATGGGCACCCTGTTCGGCCCGATGATCGGCGCGGGCGTGTTCATCGGGATCAGCGAGGGAGCGTCGGCGTACGTCGACAACTGGCGGTTCTTCCTGGGGCTGTTCCTGGTGCTCATCGTCATGTTCGCCCCGCGGGGAATCGCCAGCCTGCCGCGGGTGGTCGCCGGCTCGCGGTTGGGCGGCCGGCTGCCGTCGTTCGGCGACCGCGAGGACCCGGACGTGGCGGGCTACGAGGGTGCGGCGGCACAGGAGGGTGAGAAGGAATGA
- a CDS encoding ABC transporter ATP-binding protein yields MTILETDDLTKKFGSLVAVDDVSLSVSAGEVRSIIGPNGAGKSTLFDLITGIQQPTSGTITFDGTDVTGMASHEIAQRGMSRSFQITDVFGGLTALENVQVAAQVDDSRRSSMWRDADGLTDVHDTAMGVLEDIGLADRPHQRASDFAYGDRRKLEIGLAVANDPELLLLDEPTAGMGSDDTTATVEMVQRLAEEREFTVMLIEHDLEIVMNVSDRITVLQDGQVIAEGSPTTIQGDSAVQEAYLGGVSA; encoded by the coding sequence ATGACGATACTCGAAACCGACGACCTGACGAAGAAGTTCGGGAGCCTCGTGGCGGTCGACGACGTGAGCCTCTCCGTGTCGGCCGGCGAGGTCCGGTCGATCATCGGGCCGAACGGCGCGGGGAAGTCGACGCTGTTCGACCTCATCACGGGGATCCAGCAGCCGACGTCTGGCACCATCACGTTCGACGGCACGGACGTCACGGGGATGGCGTCCCACGAGATCGCACAGCGCGGAATGTCCCGGTCGTTCCAGATCACGGACGTGTTCGGCGGCCTCACCGCGCTGGAGAACGTCCAGGTGGCGGCGCAGGTCGACGACTCGCGCCGGAGTTCGATGTGGCGCGACGCCGACGGCCTGACGGACGTCCACGACACGGCGATGGGCGTCCTCGAGGACATCGGGCTCGCCGACCGGCCGCACCAGCGCGCGTCCGACTTCGCGTACGGCGACCGCCGCAAATTGGAGATCGGGCTGGCCGTCGCCAACGACCCCGAACTGCTCCTGCTGGACGAGCCCACGGCTGGCATGGGGTCGGACGACACGACCGCGACCGTCGAGATGGTCCAGCGCCTCGCCGAGGAACGCGAGTTCACGGTGATGCTCATCGAACACGACCTGGAGATCGTGATGAACGTCTCGGACCGCATCACCGTCCTGCAGGACGGGCAGGTGATCGCCGAGGGGTCCCCGACGACGATACAGGGCGACTCGGCCGTCCAGGAGGCGTATCTGGGGGGTGTTTCGGCGTGA
- the paaB gene encoding 1,2-phenylacetyl-CoA epoxidase subunit PaaB, with product MIWEVFRQEKAGQYHTHCGNVHAPDREMAKLFAEIQHGRRKPTNSLWVVPQPEVAEVDTEDAHFGGTTDKSYRWATAYDVQPPAEEVEESTNEQAEAERQRGES from the coding sequence ATGATCTGGGAAGTGTTCCGACAGGAGAAGGCGGGACAGTACCACACCCACTGCGGGAACGTCCACGCGCCGGACCGCGAGATGGCAAAGCTGTTCGCGGAGATCCAGCACGGCCGCCGGAAGCCGACCAACAGCCTCTGGGTCGTCCCGCAGCCCGAAGTCGCCGAGGTCGACACCGAGGACGCGCATTTCGGCGGCACGACGGACAAGTCCTACCGGTGGGCGACCGCCTACGACGTGCAGCCGCCCGCCGAGGAGGTCGAGGAGTCGACGAACGAGCAGGCCGAGGCCGAGCGCCAGCGGGGTGAGAGCTGA
- the paaA gene encoding 1,2-phenylacetyl-CoA epoxidase subunit PaaA — MNIEAVKERAGPREFSPSDDLPREYREAATRMLEFHANSEIMGAYLERPFIRKAPSLDRKLAFSAKVQDEIGHGQMLYRAAESLGVKTREEMLSDLANGDGKFLNCFHYPMESWAEVPMIAFFVDGAAMRRQATLKRSSWEPYAHAMDKICFEEGFHVKHGESIMRELATGSKKEQEMLQDAFDEWWPRIIQFFGPTDDKSTHHDFAADVGLKTMTNDELRNAFLNQYLPKARKYGLEIPDEPRIRENDDGTFEVEEDDLDWEEFFTIAKNDYEPGVGQIEGRGNARQAVEWVREAIESDDGPTAGNTAAAAD, encoded by the coding sequence ATGAACATCGAAGCAGTGAAAGAACGCGCGGGGCCGCGGGAGTTCAGCCCCAGCGACGACCTGCCCCGAGAGTACCGCGAGGCCGCCACCCGGATGCTGGAGTTCCACGCCAACAGCGAGATCATGGGCGCGTACCTGGAGCGCCCGTTCATCCGCAAGGCCCCGAGCCTCGACCGCAAACTCGCCTTCAGCGCGAAGGTGCAAGACGAGATCGGCCACGGGCAGATGCTGTACCGGGCCGCCGAGTCGCTGGGCGTCAAGACCCGCGAGGAGATGCTCTCGGACCTCGCAAACGGCGACGGGAAGTTCCTCAACTGCTTCCACTACCCAATGGAGTCGTGGGCCGAGGTGCCGATGATCGCCTTCTTCGTCGACGGCGCGGCGATGCGCCGGCAGGCGACGCTCAAGCGCTCCAGCTGGGAGCCCTACGCCCACGCCATGGACAAGATCTGCTTCGAGGAGGGGTTCCACGTCAAGCACGGCGAGTCCATCATGCGGGAGCTCGCGACCGGCTCGAAGAAGGAACAGGAGATGCTCCAGGACGCGTTCGACGAGTGGTGGCCCCGGATCATCCAGTTCTTCGGCCCGACCGACGACAAGTCCACCCACCACGACTTCGCCGCGGACGTCGGCCTGAAGACGATGACCAACGACGAACTGCGCAACGCCTTCCTCAACCAGTACCTCCCGAAGGCCCGGAAGTACGGCCTGGAGATCCCCGACGAGCCGCGCATCCGCGAGAACGACGACGGCACGTTCGAGGTCGAGGAGGACGACCTGGACTGGGAGGAGTTTTTCACCATCGCCAAGAACGACTACGAGCCCGGCGTCGGCCAGATCGAGGGCCGGGGCAACGCCCGGCAGGCCGTCGAGTGGGTCCGGGAGGCCATCGAGAGCGACGACGGACCGACCGCCGGCAACACCGCCGCGGCGGCAGACTGA
- a CDS encoding PaaI family thioesterase produces MSDDPVRTRIESDPYCEALGIELAELGDGTARTELTVGEDHRNFHGTLHGGAIYSLADAAFAAASNSRGETAFALETNISYLDMVDVGTTLVAEATETHAGGRTAEYAVEVSAGDDRIATFRGRVYRPDGGE; encoded by the coding sequence ATGTCGGACGACCCCGTACGGACGCGCATCGAGAGCGACCCCTACTGCGAGGCGCTCGGGATCGAACTGGCCGAACTGGGCGACGGCACCGCCCGGACGGAACTGACCGTCGGCGAGGACCACCGCAACTTCCACGGCACGCTCCATGGCGGCGCGATATACTCGCTGGCGGACGCGGCGTTCGCCGCGGCGTCGAACAGCCGCGGCGAGACGGCGTTCGCGCTGGAGACGAACATCTCCTACCTGGACATGGTCGACGTCGGGACGACGCTCGTCGCGGAGGCGACCGAAACCCACGCCGGCGGCCGGACGGCGGAGTACGCCGTCGAGGTGAGCGCGGGCGACGACAGGATCGCGACGTTCCGGGGCCGGGTGTACAGGCCGGACGGCGGGGAGTGA
- the paaE gene encoding 1,2-phenylacetyl-CoA epoxidase subunit PaaE, translating into MSWGNDPSVQTEGEHAPAECPYCGSENTERDHPKGPSLCRSMHYCNDCEQPFEKFE; encoded by the coding sequence ATGAGCTGGGGCAACGACCCGTCGGTACAGACCGAGGGCGAGCACGCGCCCGCCGAATGCCCGTACTGCGGTTCGGAGAACACCGAGCGCGACCACCCGAAGGGGCCGTCGCTGTGCCGGTCGATGCACTACTGCAACGACTGCGAGCAGCCCTTCGAGAAGTTCGAGTAG